The Candidatus Desulfarcum epimagneticum genome has a window encoding:
- a CDS encoding conserved hypothetical protein (Evidence 4 : Unknown function but conserved in other organisms) encodes MDITEKIYRLWKKNEPFALATVVKTTGSAPGKTGFKMLVEKDGAAFGTVGGGFLEKDARKECLLRIRSGESGIKEYILDDKKDGVPTGPDQTLAPMICGGGVWIYFEVSRPPAHAVIFGAGHVGSALCRILAPLDYRVTLIDNRPEFADETRNPLVKTVLADYREFAETLDTGPRSFAAVMTHGHEHDYEILMGLMKKKDPPAYIGVIASKAKSRAMIRKLKKDLGPGVDLSRLYTPIGLDIGGNSASEIALGIAAEMQATRYDKKNSHMRDAVKEG; translated from the coding sequence ATGGACATCACGGAAAAAATATATCGCCTCTGGAAAAAAAATGAGCCCTTCGCGCTTGCCACGGTGGTGAAAACCACCGGCTCCGCCCCCGGGAAAACGGGGTTTAAAATGCTGGTGGAAAAGGACGGCGCCGCCTTTGGAACGGTGGGAGGAGGGTTCCTGGAGAAGGACGCGCGGAAGGAATGCCTGCTTCGGATCCGGTCCGGCGAATCCGGGATCAAGGAATACATCCTGGACGACAAAAAAGACGGCGTCCCGACCGGCCCGGATCAGACCCTCGCCCCCATGATATGCGGGGGAGGGGTCTGGATTTATTTTGAGGTGTCCCGGCCCCCGGCCCATGCGGTCATATTCGGCGCCGGGCATGTGGGGAGCGCCCTTTGCCGGATTCTTGCGCCGTTGGATTACCGCGTGACCCTCATCGACAACCGGCCCGAATTCGCCGATGAAACCCGAAACCCCCTCGTGAAAACGGTCCTGGCCGATTACCGGGAATTCGCCGAGACCCTGGACACAGGCCCCCGGAGCTTCGCGGCCGTCATGACCCACGGCCATGAGCATGATTACGAGATTTTAATGGGCCTGATGAAAAAAAAAGACCCGCCCGCCTACATCGGCGTCATCGCCTCAAAGGCCAAATCCAGGGCCATGATCCGAAAGCTCAAAAAAGACCTGGGGCCGGGCGTGGATTTGTCCCGCCTTTACACCCCCATCGGCCTTGACATCGGCGGAAACTCGGCCTCTGAAATCGCGCTGGGAATCGCGGCGGAGATGCAGGCGACGCGTTATGACAAAAAAAACAGCCATATGAGGGACGCGGTGAAAGAAGGCTGA